The genomic interval CTTTTTACATGCTCCGAGATACGATTAGTGACATTGGAAATGGTGCCTTCGCTTACGTCTACACCGTATACCTCTTTCACCTGATCACTAATGTCTGAGGTTGTCATTCCGCGGCTGTACATGCCGATAATAGCCTCTTCCAGCTTATCACTCATCCGTTGTCCCTTGGGAATAAGGACTGGGTCAAACTCACTATTACGATCACGGGGAATATTAAGGGCAAGGTCGCCGAGAGATTCTGTCTTAATTTTCTTTTTGTAAGAGCCATTGCGGCTATTACCTGAGTTTCTTCCTTCAGGGCTATGTTTCTCATAACCAAGATGTTCATCGAGTTCTCCCTTCAGCATTTCTTCCACACCCTGCTTAAACAGGCTATTGAAAAAGGCGTGAAACTCCTCTTTGTTCTTAAACTGCTTGAAGAACTCCTTCGAGAATTGTGGTTGTTGATTGTCCATGGTACTGTATTCAAAGTTAAAAAATATCGGGGGCAAATCCAGCCGCCGTACCCAGCAGGTGTCGTTCCGTTCGGCTCCGCTACGCTCCGCCTCACTTCACTCCACCTGCTGGTGGTATTAACTCGATACAGTTGAATATATACTTACACAAAGAATTTTACACTACCAGAAATATCGGTATCATACATGTGTAATAGCTCCGATTTGATCCGACAGTCGGGTAATATTTTAGGCAGTTGGCGGTAGCTCGTCCAGCTGCTTTTCTTTTGCTAAAGGTACTGTTTCTTCGAAAGTTTGTAAAGGAGTTCGTCCGAAGCAGTATTTACCAGTATGTGTCCGATTACGATTGTAGTGATCAATCCACTCATCTAAATCGGTCTGGATCTGCTCAAGAGAAGTGTAGATCTTCTTCCGGAAGGCTATCGAGTAAAACTCGTCTTGAACCGTACGGTTAAATCGTTCACAGATTCCGTTGGTTTGAGGGCTTCTCGCTTTAGTCTTAGCATGATCTATGTCCTCTAATGCTAAATAGAGCTCAAATTCATGATGATCTCTTGCTCCACAGTATTCAGTGCCTCTATCAGTTAATACACGCAGCAAGCGTACTCCATATTCCTCATAGAATGGTAATACCCTGTCGTTTAACATGTCTGCTGCAACCAAAGCGTGTTTACGGTCATATATTTTGGCAAACGCGACCTTAGTGTAGGTATCAATAAATGTCTGCTGATAGATTTTTCCGACACCTTTTATAGTGCCTACATAATAGTTATCCTGTGCGCCGAGATAACCAGGATGAAGTGTTTCGATTTCGCCATGAGCAACCTTTTCCTCTTTTGCTCTTTCCAATGCGATGACCTGAGCTTCAGTTAAAACCAGGCCTTCACTTCCAGATTTCTCTTCCAGAGCTTTTAGACGTTTCTTAAATGTTTCCAGATTATGCCTTAGCCATACTCCCCGCACGCCTGCAGGTGAGTGTAAATTCTGGTCATGTTGGTTCTTCGTCACTTTTGGTGGTTACTACCTTTGCAGCACCAATCGCTTTCGTAACAGATTGAATCCAGCCCGTCCGTACATCTGACGCTTTATTGTCTTCAATTTATTAATTTGGCCTTCAACCTGTCCATTACTCCAGGGAAATGAGACTGCATTTGTTACAGCAGTGATGTCTGATAGTAATCCTTTGCAAAGCTTTTAAGCTCTTTAAGGTTGGTACCAGATACTTCATCAATCCAATCTTGTAATCCTTCTCCATGTTTATTTTCTAATAGTTTACGAAACCTGTTTACATAAAGTGAAGTTGTTTGAATATCCTTTGACTTTTTCTTTAAATTGGAGATCAATTCCCTCTCTTCCATTGATAGTTGCTTTCTTTTTCGATAAAGTAATAGACTTACTTTCCTTGCGGACCAGTATGGCATTGAAGAGGATGATATTGTTGGATACCGTTTCCCTTTCTGATATCCCTTTAGGTGTTCATAGAATACGCTTTTGCTTCCCTTATATCCTCTTTCTTTAACTTCATTCCATAACTGAATAATTTCCACTTCAGGTTCTTCTCTCAATCTGGACTGGATATAATCTACATATCCAGTTAAGTTACTTCTGGCGGGTATTTTAGGTGGTGGCTCGTTTAGGTGCAAGTATTTTTTTACAGTATTTCTACTTGCTCCTACCAATCTGGCAATAGTTCTTATTGGTACGCCATCCTTATAATATTTCCTTATTTGTTCGAATTGCGAAAAGCGCTTCGGCAATGAGCCATAAGAGGATTCTTTCAAAGCCTGGTTTCCTGGTTCCAGGTATTCCTTTGCTGCTTTCACCTTGTTTACCAATTGAGGTTTCATGCTTTGCCGAACCCGTTCTAATAGTTTAGTCAAAGCATCACCCATATTTTTTATCAGATGCCAACGATCTGCTATTTGTAATGCCTGCGGAGCACCTTTTGAAACTCCTTTGGCATATCTAGCGAACCGATCCCGGGTTACTATTTTTATATCAGGTCTTTGCTTTAACCAATCTTCTACGGTTTTAGCTTCCCTATCGGGTAATAAATCAATGATCTTTCGTGATGTCAGGTCGATAATAGCAGTTCCATAAGTGTGGCCTTTTTTATATGCCCAATCATCTATCCCTATCTCATTTGCCTCAAAGTTTTGAGGAAATTTCTGTTTGTGTATTAATCTGATAAACGTGGAACTACTCGTAGGTATATTTAAGGTTTGAGATAACTTTGATCCCATATTACCACCAACCAACAATGCTATCTTCAAAAGCTTTTTATTCAGCCTATTGGTAGTCCTACTATACTTAGAAAAAGTATTATCAAGAGATTCAACGAAGATCTTTCTGATACATGACTGGTTTTCACAATAAAATTTCCTACATTTTAATCTTATCAATACTTTATTCTCAAACACTGGTAAATCTCTGAAGGATCGATAATAGTAGCTATGAAGTTTGGTCGCAGGAATATTACAAAGAGGGCACAACTGCTCCACTTTCTGGCTTCTCATAAATAGAGTGATATTACCTGCATCTACTTTGTAATCCAATAAATCAAAGCAAAACACATCACAATCAAATATTAAATTTTGAGGCACATGAAATTTATAACTTATGTTACATTGAGTCTCATTATGTAACACTTCCCAACCACCAAAAGTGACGAAGAACCAACATGACCAGAATTTACAGTTGAAATCAATTATGTAATACTAGTTATAATTATGTATAAATGCTTTTGATAAAGAGCTTGTGTTTCGTGATATGTGAAAGATCGGGATGGCATCGCGAATATCATAGCGATATTGAAAGTAAAAGAAGCTGCTATCACAAATTGATTATATATCGGCAGGCGGTGTTCGTAGCGTATGGCAAATGCACGACCTGGAGGTATTCGATAAGAGATTAAAGGCGCTGGAAGCTAAAGTGGCCCAGGAAGGCATTATCCTTACGGAAGCCCAGATGATAGCTCTTGAGCGTAAAAAGGAAAAAAGAGAAGCTTACGGTGAGATTGAAACCGAACACCCTGGTTATCTGGGAGCACAGGATACTTATTAGGAAGAGTTTACGTTATCGCATTCCGCAAGCGACTTTACACCACATTGGAGCAGCTGCAGGCCGACTTAGATAGTTGGCTCAATTACTATAATAATGAGCGGCCACGTAGCGGAAAATACTGTTACGGTAAAACACCCATGGAGACTTTTATGGCAATTAAGCATCTGGCCAAGGGAAACAACTAAATCAGTTATCTTTAGTTAAAATTTAATCATACAAAATCCCTTGCACTGTCAGATCAAATATTGACTATTGCAATTTATAAGTTAATTTCAATATATATACCATACTAATATTCCTTATATCGTACTTATACACCTCAATTAGCCTGCATGGATATCAGTGATAATACAACCAAGATTATTTTAGCAGTAATGGGTCTAATCACTGCGTTCTTTGCCGGGAAGTTTATTGTTAACAAATTTTCAAGGAGAAAATCTATCAAGTAGATTAACAATACGGTATCTAAAGAAAGTCTTGATTTCAGTCCTTTCTTAGACGGCATTGGTGATTTGTTTTTTTAGTCAGTAAAAAGTTGAAATTGTTGATTATTTCTATCAGGATCTTTGTGAGAGGGAGGATTATATATTTCTTTGATCAGGAGGTCGATAATAGACTCTGATAGATAGTCTTGATACTTTTGATATTTATTTAAAAGTTGTACTAATTTAAAAGTATAATTTTGATCTACTTGAGATAAATAATTCAACTGTTCTAAAATGTATTTCCGTAATTGAACTGAGTATGATAATCCATATTTTCTTCTAAGGTAAAATGCTCTTAAAACATTCGCCTCTCTTGTCGGGTTTAATTTTTTATACTTTGAGTTTTTCTTTAAAATATCTAGCTCTTTATTGATAGCACAAAAATTGTAATGCTTGAAACTGCTCCTAAACTTATGAAGATCTAAAACAAGAGAATCATAATTAAAAAAAGTCCCCTCAGCAATTTTTTCAACATAATTTGCTTCAATATTTTTAACGAGCTCCTTTTTAAACGCCCAGTTATCATCGATACTCCATACATCGATTGCGATTTTTTCTAACTGTATTTTGTATCCTCCTAAACGGTTCTCAGCAAATTCCTTAAAGCAAAGTCTAACAGTATCATCCAATTCATCTTTACTCATTCTAACAATTAAATCAAGGTCCCTTGGTTTTTCCCCGTTTATAACATTTCGGAGAAATCCACCAACGATATAAATATTGTGAAATAAACTTATCTCATATATAAATTTATTTAGAGAAGGGTTTTCCTCGCGCGTTTTTTCAAACTGTGCGAGGAAAATCCTTTTGAATTCTTTTTTATTTTGAGTTTCTCGTAATACCATCATTATAAGGCAATACCCTTCAGTTTTTGGTAATATTTTAGTGCATACGAGTCAGTCATGCCACTTATGAAATCAATTATTAGTTGGAACCTTCTATATTCATGATTAGTTCCAGAATAAATAGTAGAATGGGTCTCAAACATATGCCGTAGACTGTAGGAAATCATATTGTACAATCTAGACTCGTAATTATTACCATTGCTATTAAAATTGTTATTTAGACTTGCTGGTACAAAGATATTCAACAAGCCTTGAATTACTTCCCAGCCAGCCAATTCTGCTTGTATAATTCCCTTATGCTTAAAAACCAGAGTAGAAAGATTTTGATATGCTTTCCTAATATTTTTGGCAGCACAGTTCGATATTAACTCAGTTTTATACTCTCCATTCATGATTAATGAATAGTTAGCTAAAAACTCATTTATTGTCTCTTGGATCATTATTGCCTGTGTAAATATTCTGAATTTGTTAACAGTCAAATTTAACCGATCAGATCCATTTGCTTTGAATGTGCCATAAATATTTTTAAGTTCCATAAGCGTTTTTTCTTCAAGCTCGGTTCCTCCCTTTAGCGATAGTTCAAATGTTTCGTAAATGCTCTCGAAATCCAATGTTCCAAGCTTTACACCGTCTTCAATATCTGCTGCAGAGTAGGCAATATCATCAGCTGCCTCAAGCAGGAAAACAACAGGGTGCCGTTCATTTTTTAAGCCTAGTTTATTCGAAATATGATTATAGTCATCTTCTTCTGTAAGAAAATATCCAAATTTTTTGTCCGCAATATTGCCAGTAGTTTTTCCTTTATTACCCTTGACCGAATTCCTTGGGTATTTAATTATGCTGGCTAATGTAGGAAGAGTTAAATTATAGCTGTATTCATCGCCTAGATATTGAAGTTTGCGGAGAATTCGCAGGGTTTGTACATTCCCATCAAAATATATAAAATCATTTTTTTCTTGTTCTGTCCACAGATTACCTTTATTTCCGTCCGTAAAGAATTTTCTAAAGTAGCTCTTAATTGCAGACTCTCCAAAATGACCGAATGGAGGGTTACCTAAGTCATGAACTAGTCCCGCTACAGCTAATAGTGAAGGAATTTGCCCTATTAATAGACCGTCTAATTCCTTTTGCTGTATCAGCGTTTTCTCTACACTTTTTCCAAGTGACCGGGCTATTGATGATACTTCCAAGGAATGAGTTAGTCGAGTTCTAATAAAATCACTTTCATGTAGTGGGAAAACCTGGGTTTTATCTTGGAGCCGTCGAGTGAAGGAGCTGGAGATAATTCTGCTATAATCATTCTCAAATGGGTCTCTGCCATCAAAGTGTTTTAGAGGACTTCTGGGTCTGAAAGTTTCATTCAAAAGAAGTTGATCCCAATTCATAAGTATTTCAATTGGTGAGTAAAAAATAGCAAGCAAATGCACGAGGGGTAATGTAAAATAAAGAAATTTGACTCATCCTACAAAGCGTAGTTACGAGGACATGATCCGAATGGTTTTAAAACAATAACGCCGGAGATTATGTCTCCGGCGTTAGCCAAGTGCCCAGAACTGGATTCGAACCAGCACACCCTTGCGAGCGCTGCGACCTGAACACAGTGCGTCTACCAATTTCGCCATCTGGGCAACTGTTTTCCGTGTTAAGGGATTGCAAAGGTAGACACTTTTTCTAAACTTCCAAATTTTTAAACTAAAATTTTCTAAAACAACCACACACCATTCATCATCGCCACACCACAAGTGGTCTCAAAAGAATTAACGTAGTTGTCCGGTGTACGGCGCCACCACTGGCCCCACATTAAGCCGTTAGAGTTACGATAGGTCCAGGCCTCAGAAGCATTGTAGTTGAGCCATGTAGCATAGGTGCTTTGCAGGCCATGGTCGCGGACGAACTTACAGGCCCAGCGGGCGAAGATGGCCTTGAATCCCTGGCAGTCGTCGCAGTCATATTCGTCCGGCAGCAGGCCTTGCGCATTACACATATTCGCCTTCGTGTAGTCCATGGCTTTAGCGGCCATTGATTTGTAATTACCGGAAGGGAAGGAGCTATGCAACATGCTGCAGGCGCCGATAAAAGTACCTTGTGTATAAGTACGGGCACCTTCCGTGATCGTACCGGCAGCATTCATGGCGCCTTTTACTTCACCGGAGGAGGTATACAGCTTGCTCACCATCCAGTCGACGATCATCTTGGCCTTGTCCCGGTAGCTTGCATCTCCTGTGGCCTGGTACAGGTACATAGCGCAAATCGCCGCCGGAGCATTGACACAGGCGTTTTTCGTGTTGTTGGCAGTGGTCCACCAGAGACCGCCCCCCAGGTTCGTATCCCAGGCACGGTTCCAGACCATATCGAAGTTATTCTTCGCCATGTCTTTCATACCGCCGTCATTGGTGATCTGAAAGGCGCGGATGCACATTAAAGCGCCCCAGATCACATCATCATTATAGATGTTGGAACTCCATAACAGACCGTAGGCGTCTCTCATACCATTATACAGGTACACCATCTTATTCCGCAGGTCTGCGTCATTATTGGCCGTATACGCGTCTATCAGCGTCTCAATGGCCTCCGCCTGTCGCCAGAAGTCCATTCTGCCCGTGCGGGTCACATCTGAGTAATAATAGGCCTTGAAAGAAGGTCCATAAGTGCCATACTGGTTGTAGAATGCGTTGTTGTAGCACTGCATGGCAAGTAAAGCCTCGGAACGGGTGGGTTGTGCGGCTAGGCCCTTGGTAACATCTGCAGGAGATAGTTTTTGAACGTCTTTTTTGCCGCAGCTGGTCATAGCGAGGGCAAACAGTAATGCCAAAATTCGTGGAATTTTCATGTTTTTCATTTTTTATGAGTGAAGGGTTTTACGACGTGGTTCGTGGAATCTCGGGTTTTCAATCTGCTACCTCAATAGGACAGGCGGGAGGAAAAAATTCCTTACAGGAGCAAAAAATAAAAGCCGCTTCCGGGATGGAAGCGGCTTCAAAAATATATGTGACGCAGGCTTATACAGCTACGTTGAATTCTCTCAGCGTGTCGTTCAAGCTGGTTTTCAGGTCGGTAGACGCTTTACGCTGACCGATGATCAGTGCGCAAGGTACCTGGTATTCGCCGGCAGGGAATTTCTTGGTGTAGGTACCAGGGATCACTACGCTGCGTGCTGGTACACGGCCTTTATATTCAACCGGTTCCGGACCGCTTACGTCGATGATCTTGGTGCTCTTGGTCAGTACCACGTTAGCGCCCAGTACCGCTTCTTTTTCTACGATCACACCTTCTACCACGATGCAGCGGGAGCCGAGGAAACAACCATCTTCGATGATCACAGGACTTGCCTGCAGTGGTTCCAGTACGCCGCCGATGCCTACGCCACCGCTCAGGTGAACATGTTTACCGATCTGCGCGCAGGAGCCTACGGTAGCCCAGGTATCCACCATGGTGCCTTCGTCAACATAAGCGCCGATGTTTACGTAAGATGGCATCAGGATAGCGCCCTTACCAATAAAAGAGCCATAACGGGCTATAGCATGAGGCACTACACGTACGCCCAGGTCCTTGTAGCGGGATTTCAGTTTCATTTTGTCAAAGAACTCGAAAGGTCCCAGATCTATGGTCTCCATTGGCTGGATAGAGAAGTACATCAAAATGGCCTGTTTGATCCATTCGTTTACTATCCATCCGTTCTCGCCCGGTTCGGCCACTCTGCTTTTGCCTTTGTCTACAGCTTCGATCACACATTTTACTGCATCACTGTATTGTGATTCCTGCAATAAAGCGCGATTCTCCCAGGCTGCTTTTATTAGTTCTTTTAGCTCCATCGTTGAAAATTTTTTACAAACATAAGGAAAACCTGTTAGTAGTTGCAAGCTGGGCGCGATTCCTTACCTTTACAGCCCTTTAAATGATGCTATGAATATCGCTTTTGACGCAAAACGGGCCTACCAGAACAATACGGGATTGGGCAATTACAGCCGGACCCTGATTAGCTCCCTGGCTACCTGGTACCCGCAGCATAATTATTATCTCTATGCGCCTAAGCTGACCAACATGTATGCCACGGAGGCCTATGCGAACATTCAGCCTGTATTGCCTGAAAAACGGCTGCACCGCTGGTTCCGCAGCGCGTGGAGAAGCAAATATGTGGTGGGTGAACTGGTGGCCAAAGGCATCGATATCTACCATGGGCTCAGCCACGAGATCCCCTTTGGTATTCATGAAAGTGGCGTGAAGAGCGTCGTGACCATGCACGATCTTATTTTCGAACGCTATCCCGCACAATACAATCCGATCGACGTACAGACCTACAGAAGAAAGGCAAAATATGCCTGTCGTTACGCAGATAAAGTCATCGCCATCAGCGAACAGACCAAACAGGATATCATTCAATATTATAAAACTCCGGCAGAGAAAATAGAAGTGGTTTACCAGAGCTGCGATGAATCTTTTGCCGTTACGCACGACAAGGCTCGTATTGCGCAGATGAAGGAACAGTACGGGCTGCCGGCATCCTATTTCCTGTATGTAGGGTCCATCATAGAAAGAAAGAACCTCCTGGGCATATTGCAGGCTATGCTGCAGCTGAAAGGAGAGATCGACCTGCCCCTGGTGGTATTGGGAGGTGGCAGCAGCTATAAGAACAAGGTGAAGGCTTTTGCCGAAAAACACGACCTTTCGGGGCGGATCATCTGGCTGAATGAGAAGGCCAGGATCGCAGATGCCGATGTGCCATTATTATACCAGGGTGCGGAAGCTTTATTATATCCTTCTATCTTTGAGGGCTTTGGTATCCCCATCCTGGAGGCGCTTTGGAGCCGTACGCCGGTCATCACTTCCTCCGGGTCCTGTTTCGGGGAAACGGGCGGTGATGCCGCTTTATATGTCAATCCCCTGCAGCCGGCCAGTATTGCAGATGCGATGAGACGTGTACTGAATGAACAACCATTCGCAGCAGAAATGAGAACAAAAGGATGGGCGCATGCACAACTGTTCAGCCGGGAAAGATGTGCTGCGGCCGTGATGAAGGTCTACGAAAGTTTATAAATTATGATCGATTTTGAAAATGATGTAACAGCTTCCCTGCAGGTGTTACGCAGCGGGGGCCTGATCCTCTATCCCACAGACACCATCTGGGGTATCGGCTGCGATGCGACCGACGAAGCGGCCGTTAGCAAAGTATTTGCCCTCAAACAAAGGCCGGAGGCCAAAAGCCTGGTCATCCTCCTGGCAGAAGTGCGCGACCTGCTGAAGTATGTGGCGCATACCCCTCCTGATATTGCGGAGATCATCGCAGGCTTTGACCGTCCCACCACTGTCATCTATGAAGGGGCGCTTGACCTTGCTCCGAACGTGATCAACAGCGATGGTACTATCGCAATCCGGATCGTACAGGATACCTTCTGCCGCCACCTGATCAAACGCCTGCGGAAACCATTGGTTTCCACTTCTGCGAACATCAGCGGGCATCCCTCGCCGGCTTCCTTCAGGGAAGTGGAAACAGCCATAAAAGAAGGAGTGGACTATGTTATTAACTACCGGCAGGACGATACGACCCCGGCAACGCCCTCCCGGATCATTAAGCTCCTGAAAGATGGCAGTGTTCAGGTGATCAGATAAAAAAACTTACTTTTGCCGTTTTATTCATTTATGATCAGCAGAAAGCCTATAGATATTCCCTGTACTTTACAGGAACGGAAAGTGTTGGAACAGATAGCATTAGCGGCCCACGAACTGGGTACGCCCTGCTACCTGATCGGCGGCTTTGTGCGGGATAAAATACTGAACAGGCGTACCAAAGATATGGACATTGTATGCGTGGGGGACGGTATCGCCCTTGCTCATAAGGTGGCCGGATATTTTGATAATGCGAAGGTTAGCTTCTTCAAAACCTATGGTACGGCACAGGTCAAATGGAACGACCTGGAAATCGAGTTTGTGGGCGCCAGAAGAGAAAGCTATCGCCACGACTCCCGGAACCCGGATGTGGAACCCGGTACCCTCAAAGATGACCAGCTTCGCCGCGACTTTACCATCAATGCCCTGGCTATCAGCCTCAATGAAGCTGATTACGGCAGCCTGGTAGATCCCTTTGGCGGTATTACCGACCTGGAGGCGAAGATCATCAGAACACCACTGGAACCGGCACAGACCTTCATCGATGATCCCCTGCGGATGATGCGCGCCATACGCTTTGCGTCACAACTGCAGTTCACCATCTCCGAAGAAGCCTTCAGAGGTATCAAAGAGAATGCAGAACGCATCAAGATCATCTCTCAGGAACGGATCTCAGACGAATTCAATAAGATCATGCTGTCGCCCGTGCCTTCCGTAGGCCTCGACCTGCTTTATAAAGCCGGCATTATGAAAATCATACTGCCGCAGATGGTAGACCTCGTAGGGGTGGAAACGGTTGACGGAAAAGGGCATAAGGATAATTTCTATCATACCCTGCAGGTGGTGGACAACATCTCCCGCCATACCAAAGACCTCTGGCTGCGTTGGGCCGCTTTGCTGCATGATATCGGCAAACCCGCCACCAAACGCTTTGAGCAGGGACATGGCTGGACCTTCCACGGACACGATGCGGTGGGAGGGAAGATGGTACCCCGTATCTTCACCAAACTGAAACTACCGCTGCATGAGAATATGCGACTGGTAAAGAAGCTGGTGGAACTGCATCTTCGCCCTATCAGCCTCACAAAAGAGAATATAACCGACTCTGCTATACGCAGATTGCTCTTTGACGCTGGTGATGATATAGATGGCCTGATGATGCTCTGCGAAGCAGATATCACCTCCAAGAATAAAGTGAAGGTAAAGCGCTACCTAGAGAACTTTGAACTGGTGCGCCAGCGACTGAAAGAGGTGGAAGAAAGTGACCGTATCCGCAACTGGCAACCACCCGTTACGGGAGAGATCATTATGGAAACTTTCGGCCTTACGCCTTCCAGGGCCGTGGGCGATCTGAAAAATGCCATCCGCGAGGCTATCCTGGACGGGATCATTCCCAATACCTACGATGCGGCTTTCGCATTCCTGCTTGAAAAGGCGAAAGAGATGGATTTGACACCAGTTAAATAAAAATGTTAATTTAGTAGTGTTAATTAATGTTAACGCTGCCTTTTTCAGGATCGGGTGTGATGTTTGTAATATTGATCTCATCCTGGAAATACCAGATTATTAATAAAATCCTTTATTGTCATGCCTGTTTTGAAATTCAGAGTTTACTGGGAAGAAGATGAAAGTGTGTACAGGGATATTTCCATTAAACCGGACCAGACATTTTTACAATTTCATCAAACTATTTTACAGTCATTCGAATTTGACAATAAACATAAAGCGACTTTTTTCCGTAGCAATGATAACTGGCAACGGGGCAGAGAGATCATCCTTGAACAGGATGGTGCTGCACGTAAGGTAGAACCACTGTTAATGGAAGACACGCCTATCGCCGCAGCTGTAAAAACCCCCAATCAGAAGTTCATCTACCTGTATGACTATGCGAAGAACTGGACATTCCTGGTAGAACTGATCGGCGTATCGAAAGATGAAAACTCCAAAATAGCATATCCTTTCTGCACCAGGAAAGAAGGCCTGGCCCCCAGCCAGTACGGCACCAAAGGTCTCGTAGGCGACAAACTGGTGGAAATGGAAGAGAAATATGACCTCAATAAAGAAGGCATGAGTGAAGACGGCTTCGGAGAAGAAGGAGAGGAAGATACCACCGATTCTGACGACGAAGCAGCTGAAGATAATAGCAACGAAGACATGTATTCGTGAAGACCGTTATTATCATCGCAGGTCCCACGGCGGCGGGCAAAACGGCTAAAGCAATAGAAGTAGCGCAACACTTCGATACAGCCGTTATCTCTGCAGACTCCCGTCAGTGTTATCGTGAAATAAGTATAGGTACAGCAAAACCCAGCCGGCAGGAAATGCAGGCTGTTCCCCATTATTTTATTGATTCCCACTCCATCAGGGAGGAAGTAAGTGCCGGTATTTACGAAAAACTGGCACTCAGCTATGCTGCCGAAGTCTGGAAAGACCGGGATGTAGTGGTGATGTGTGGCGGTACGGGACTGTATATCAAAGCTTTCTGTGAAGGCATTGATAGCATTCCCGCAGCTCCCGCAGCTGTCCGGACGGCCATCCAGGAACGCTATGAAAAAGAAGGCCTGGCCTGGCTGCAGCAGGAAGTGCAGGAGAAAGATCCCGCATTTTATGCCATAGCGGAAATTCAGAATCCACACCGGCTCATAAGGGCATTGGAAGTGTTATATACTACCGGCCAGTCCATTACCATTTTCAGAACAGGGAATGCGGTACAGCGGGACTTCAATATCATCAAAACGGCTATTACCCTTCCCAAAGAACAATTGCACGCTAATATTGAGCGCCGCGTACACCAGATGGTGGCCGATGGCTTGCTGGAGGAGGTACGGGCCGTATTGCCTTACCGCAATCATAACGCCCTGCAGACAGTGGGGTATAAAGAGGTGTTCGATTACCTGGATGCTAAGATCAGCTGGGACGAGGCAGTAGAGCAGATCATTATTCATACCCGCCAGTATGCCAAAAGACAGTTAACCTGGTTTCGTAAAGACAAAGACTTCAAATGGTTTGAAGCAGGCAAAGGCCTGCTGGAAGAAGTAGCGCAACTGCTTAAAACCTGAGGCCACAGGTCAGCGCCATTC from Chitinophaga filiformis carries:
- a CDS encoding ISL3 family transposase, with protein sequence MRSQKVEQLCPLCNIPATKLHSYYYRSFRDLPVFENKVLIRLKCRKFYCENQSCIRKIFVESLDNTFSKYSRTTNRLNKKLLKIALLVGGNMGSKLSQTLNIPTSSSTFIRLIHKQKFPQNFEANEIGIDDWAYKKGHTYGTAIIDLTSRKIIDLLPDREAKTVEDWLKQRPDIKIVTRDRFARYAKGVSKGAPQALQIADRWHLIKNMGDALTKLLERVRQSMKPQLVNKVKAAKEYLEPGNQALKESSYGSLPKRFSQFEQIRKYYKDGVPIRTIARLVGASRNTVKKYLHLNEPPPKIPARSNLTGYVDYIQSRLREEPEVEIIQLWNEVKERGYKGSKSVFYEHLKGYQKGKRYPTISSSSMPYWSARKVSLLLYRKRKQLSMEERELISNLKKKSKDIQTTSLYVNRFRKLLENKHGEGLQDWIDEVSGTNLKELKSFAKDYYQTSLL
- the dgt gene encoding dGTP triphosphohydrolase, giving the protein MNWDQLLLNETFRPRSPLKHFDGRDPFENDYSRIISSSFTRRLQDKTQVFPLHESDFIRTRLTHSLEVSSIARSLGKSVEKTLIQQKELDGLLIGQIPSLLAVAGLVHDLGNPPFGHFGESAIKSYFRKFFTDGNKGNLWTEQEKNDFIYFDGNVQTLRILRKLQYLGDEYSYNLTLPTLASIIKYPRNSVKGNKGKTTGNIADKKFGYFLTEEDDYNHISNKLGLKNERHPVVFLLEAADDIAYSAADIEDGVKLGTLDFESIYETFELSLKGGTELEEKTLMELKNIYGTFKANGSDRLNLTVNKFRIFTQAIMIQETINEFLANYSLIMNGEYKTELISNCAAKNIRKAYQNLSTLVFKHKGIIQAELAGWEVIQGLLNIFVPASLNNNFNSNGNNYESRLYNMISYSLRHMFETHSTIYSGTNHEYRRFQLIIDFISGMTDSYALKYYQKLKGIAL
- a CDS encoding glycoside hydrolase family 76 protein; amino-acid sequence: MKIPRILALLFALAMTSCGKKDVQKLSPADVTKGLAAQPTRSEALLAMQCYNNAFYNQYGTYGPSFKAYYYSDVTRTGRMDFWRQAEAIETLIDAYTANNDADLRNKMVYLYNGMRDAYGLLWSSNIYNDDVIWGALMCIRAFQITNDGGMKDMAKNNFDMVWNRAWDTNLGGGLWWTTANNTKNACVNAPAAICAMYLYQATGDASYRDKAKMIVDWMVSKLYTSSGEVKGAMNAAGTITEGARTYTQGTFIGACSMLHSSFPSGNYKSMAAKAMDYTKANMCNAQGLLPDEYDCDDCQGFKAIFARWACKFVRDHGLQSTYATWLNYNASEAWTYRNSNGLMWGQWWRRTPDNYVNSFETTCGVAMMNGVWLF
- a CDS encoding 2,3,4,5-tetrahydropyridine-2,6-dicarboxylate N-succinyltransferase, whose product is MELKELIKAAWENRALLQESQYSDAVKCVIEAVDKGKSRVAEPGENGWIVNEWIKQAILMYFSIQPMETIDLGPFEFFDKMKLKSRYKDLGVRVVPHAIARYGSFIGKGAILMPSYVNIGAYVDEGTMVDTWATVGSCAQIGKHVHLSGGVGIGGVLEPLQASPVIIEDGCFLGSRCIVVEGVIVEKEAVLGANVVLTKSTKIIDVSGPEPVEYKGRVPARSVVIPGTYTKKFPAGEYQVPCALIIGQRKASTDLKTSLNDTLREFNVAV
- a CDS encoding glycosyltransferase family 4 protein, with amino-acid sequence MNIAFDAKRAYQNNTGLGNYSRTLISSLATWYPQHNYYLYAPKLTNMYATEAYANIQPVLPEKRLHRWFRSAWRSKYVVGELVAKGIDIYHGLSHEIPFGIHESGVKSVVTMHDLIFERYPAQYNPIDVQTYRRKAKYACRYADKVIAISEQTKQDIIQYYKTPAEKIEVVYQSCDESFAVTHDKARIAQMKEQYGLPASYFLYVGSIIERKNLLGILQAMLQLKGEIDLPLVVLGGGSSYKNKVKAFAEKHDLSGRIIWLNEKARIADADVPLLYQGAEALLYPSIFEGFGIPILEALWSRTPVITSSGSCFGETGGDAALYVNPLQPASIADAMRRVLNEQPFAAEMRTKGWAHAQLFSRERCAAAVMKVYESL
- a CDS encoding L-threonylcarbamoyladenylate synthase, which translates into the protein MIDFENDVTASLQVLRSGGLILYPTDTIWGIGCDATDEAAVSKVFALKQRPEAKSLVILLAEVRDLLKYVAHTPPDIAEIIAGFDRPTTVIYEGALDLAPNVINSDGTIAIRIVQDTFCRHLIKRLRKPLVSTSANISGHPSPASFREVETAIKEGVDYVINYRQDDTTPATPSRIIKLLKDGSVQVIR